The Alkalihalophilus pseudofirmus nucleotide sequence AGTTTTTTTTGTGTTAGAAGAACGTTTTGATCTCGAAGAATTCTTTGACTGATCCGATTTCTTTTCTTCTTTTTCTTTTTCTTGTTCTTGTTCCGGCTCTTCTTCTAGATCTTCCTCTTTCTCTTTCTCTTCTTCTTTCTCTTCCGTTTCTTCTTCTGCCTCTTTTTCTTCACCAGATTCCTCATCTGTTTCGCCTTCTTCACTAGAAGGATCTGTGCTTTCTTGCTCTTGTTCTTCCTCTTCTATTCTTTCATCTTCCTCAGGATCTTCCTCAGGCTCTTTTTCTTCTTGATCTTTATCATCATTCTCTTTTCCGAATAACCCTTTAATATTCTCTTCTAGTTGGTCTAAGCGATTGTTCAGCTTATTGCTGCTAGAATCATGACCTTCCTTTTCTTGATCTGAGGTGGTTTCCCCAGCAGAAATCTTCCCTAAAAAGAAACCGTCTACTTCACTTAATTTTCCTCTCCACAACACTTCTCCCTCAGAAGGAGTAGGCTCGCGATCTCCACAATAAACTTGCGCTTCATTTAAGTGGATAAAGCTTGCAGGAGTCTCTTCATCGCCTTTTGCAGACTCCCCTGCTTGCTTTAACTGCTCACTTAGGTGATTTGAAATATCATTTCCACCTTCAAACTTTTCACTTAATAACGAAAAGTATTCTTTTGCTGAGATCATTGTACCGGTAACCATAGCTCCGCCGACATTTAACGTAATATTTAAAGAAAAATCATGCTTATTCGCTGCGTGCACGAAGTATTCTAGTATACTATCTTGTGCGTTACTCATATGACCATCTCCCTTCTCAACTTATTTTGACGAAGTATCATCATCACTTGAGAGGGTTGTACTATTTTTAGATTTAGATTGTGATGATTTTTTTGAAGAAGTACGTTTTCTTCTTGTGTTTCCTTTTTTACTTGTTGTATTTTTTTTCGATGAATCTTTTTTGTCCTCTTCATCAGAATCCGATTCATCATCAGACTCTTCCTCTTTTTCATCTTCGTCTGAGTCTTCTTCTTTATCCTTACTATCATCGTTCTTAGAAGACTTGTCTTCCTTGTCTTCTTCTTCTTTCTCTTCTTCTTTCTCTTCTTCATCTGTGTTTTCTACTTCTTCTGGCTCTTCTTCTTTTGTGTCTTCCTCATCAGTTGAATCTTCATCATTTTTTTCTTCTTCATTCTTTTCTTCTTTATTCTCATTTTGACCGTCTGCTAATTTTGTTAACATTTCTTCTAGTCTGCCTAGACGGTCATGAAGGTTTTCATTTTCTTCTTTCAATGCTTCATAGTCTTCATTTTTAGAACTTTCTTCTGTGCTGTCAGAGTTCTCAGAAGCTGCATTTTCTTCTTCATTTGTTTCTTCATTTGTTTCTTCATTTTTTGATTCTTCTTCATTATCATCGTTATCTTTTGAGTCATCGTTGTGGTTGAATAAGCTCATAGCGGAATTCTTAATTGAATCTGCCGCTTGCTTCGATTTTTCTTTTGCCATCTGACCGAAATCTGATCCTTTGCTCTTTAGCTTGTCGCTGTCGATGCTGTCTTTAATTCTCTTTGCGTTCTCAGGTGTAGCCAAATAACCAACCGTTGCTCCAATTAATCCCCCCGCAATGGAACGCTTAATAGGACTGCCGTTTGAACCTGTTTCCTCGTTCGATGTACCTTCATTATTTGT carries:
- the gvpU gene encoding gas vesicle accessory protein GvpU translates to MSNAQDSILEYFVHAANKHDFSLNITLNVGGAMVTGTMISAKEYFSLLSEKFEGGNDISNHLSEQLKQAGESAKGDEETPASFIHLNEAQVYCGDREPTPSEGEVLWRGKLSEVDGFFLGKISAGETTSDQEKEGHDSSSNKLNNRLDQLEENIKGLFGKENDDKDQEEKEPEEDPEEDERIEEEEQEQESTDPSSEEGETDEESGEEKEAEEETEEKEEEKEKEEDLEEEPEQEQEKEKEEKKSDQSKNSSRSKRSSNTKKTSKSSKKEE
- the gvpT gene encoding YtxH domain-containing protein; the encoded protein is MMAEQQKVENQTEDQQTNNEGTSNEETGSNGSPIKRSIAGGLIGATVGYLATPENAKRIKDSIDSDKLKSKGSDFGQMAKEKSKQAADSIKNSAMSLFNHNDDSKDNDDNEEESKNEETNEETNEEENAASENSDSTEESSKNEDYEALKEENENLHDRLGRLEEMLTKLADGQNENKEEKNEEEKNDEDSTDEEDTKEEEPEEVENTDEEEKEEEKEEEDKEDKSSKNDDSKDKEEDSDEDEKEEESDDESDSDEEDKKDSSKKNTTSKKGNTRRKRTSSKKSSQSKSKNSTTLSSDDDTSSK